The following proteins are encoded in a genomic region of Methanoculleus oceani:
- a CDS encoding argininosuccinate synthase, whose translation MEKGKVVLAFSGGLDTSICIPLLREHYGFDEIVTVAVDVGQPEEEITRATEKGRMLADNHYTIDAREKFVADCIFPSIKANGSYEGYPMGTALARPLIAEEIVKVAEKEGASKIAHGCTGKGNDQLRFDFIFRSAGYDIIAPMREMNLTREWEICYAQEHNVPVTVAKDKPYSIDENFWSRSIEGGNLEDPAFHPPEEIYAWTVSPKDAPDAMEEVRIEFEKGVPVALNEKRLPGIALIQELNRIAGRNGVGRNDMIEDRILGLKARENYEHPAATVLLVAHRDLEHLVLTRSELAFKHIVDDKWSELAYMGLVHEPLFYALNAFIDTTQERVSGTVDIGLYKGSVKVLGRSSDAALYSDDLVSFDSTTIDQNHAVGFSNYFGLQARLLKNLKKC comes from the coding sequence ATGGAAAAGGGAAAAGTCGTCCTAGCATTTTCGGGGGGTCTCGACACCTCCATCTGTATCCCCCTCCTGCGCGAGCACTACGGGTTCGACGAGATCGTCACCGTTGCAGTCGACGTGGGCCAGCCCGAGGAGGAGATAACCCGGGCAACCGAGAAGGGCCGGATGCTTGCAGACAACCATTACACCATCGATGCCAGGGAGAAGTTTGTAGCGGACTGCATCTTCCCCTCGATCAAGGCGAACGGGTCGTACGAGGGCTACCCAATGGGCACGGCGCTCGCCCGGCCGCTGATCGCCGAAGAGATCGTGAAGGTCGCAGAGAAGGAAGGCGCGTCGAAGATCGCACACGGGTGCACCGGCAAAGGAAACGACCAGCTCCGGTTCGACTTCATCTTCCGGTCCGCCGGCTACGACATCATTGCGCCGATGCGGGAGATGAACCTGACCCGCGAGTGGGAGATCTGCTACGCGCAGGAGCACAACGTCCCGGTGACCGTGGCAAAGGACAAGCCCTACAGCATCGACGAGAACTTCTGGAGCCGGAGCATCGAGGGCGGCAACCTCGAGGACCCGGCCTTCCACCCGCCGGAGGAGATCTATGCCTGGACGGTCTCGCCGAAGGATGCCCCCGACGCCATGGAGGAGGTCCGGATCGAGTTCGAGAAGGGTGTCCCTGTCGCCCTCAACGAGAAGAGACTCCCCGGCATCGCCCTGATCCAGGAGTTGAACCGGATCGCCGGACGGAACGGGGTGGGCCGCAACGATATGATCGAGGACCGGATCCTCGGTCTGAAGGCCCGTGAGAACTACGAGCACCCGGCCGCAACCGTCCTCCTTGTCGCGCACCGCGACCTCGAGCACCTCGTCCTGACCCGCTCGGAACTCGCGTTCAAGCATATCGTCGACGATAAGTGGTCCGAGCTCGCCTACATGGGACTCGTGCACGAACCGCTCTTCTACGCGCTGAATGCGTTCATCGACACGACGCAGGAGCGGGTGAGCGGCACCGTGGATATCGGCCTCTATAAGGGCAGCGTGAAGGTGCTCGGCCGGAGCTCGGATGCCGCGCTCTACTCGGACGATCTCGTCTCCTTCGACTCGACGACGATCGACCAGAACCACGCCGTCGGGTTCTCGAATTACTTCGGATTGCAGGCGCGCCTGCTCAAAAATCTCAAGAAGTGTTGA
- a CDS encoding pyridoxamine 5'-phosphate oxidase family protein, with protein MVALSGEIKDIFTKTKVMPMATASKSGVPNVAPMASIQLVGDDTVWIMDNYMVKTLENLKENPVVALYFYDQETKRCFQVKGDTEIKTSGPDYEKFRDQVRTKSHKYPAKSLIVIKITDVFECTPGKEAGKKVP; from the coding sequence ATGGTTGCGCTTTCAGGTGAGATTAAGGACATATTTACTAAAACCAAAGTCATGCCGATGGCCACTGCGTCGAAGAGCGGCGTCCCGAACGTGGCGCCGATGGCATCGATCCAGCTCGTCGGCGACGATACCGTCTGGATCATGGACAATTACATGGTAAAGACGCTTGAAAACCTCAAAGAGAACCCTGTCGTGGCCCTCTATTTCTACGATCAGGAGACCAAGCGCTGCTTCCAGGTGAAGGGCGATACAGAGATCAAGACGTCCGGCCCCGATTACGAGAAGTTCCGCGACCAGGTGAGGACGAAGAGCCATAAATACCCGGCGAAATCGCTCATCGTCATCAAGATCACCGACGTCTTCGAATGCACGCCGGGAAAAGAGGCAGGGAAGAAGGTGCCCTGA
- a CDS encoding methanogenesis marker 14 protein, producing the protein MCARFLERFFKPTPHIVESPPPPSLSHGPGAGVPEYRVKPYFIVASVEMGNTTTKCILTGTNLETGRSYVINKTVTMSRDVRPPKPGETVFGATLDGTELTRESVTELVRDTLVQCHNEAHLSIKDDLDFVVRSTGVVAAMDSPDQVGDFVIALANGCLAAGVPPRKMTPPMSIDNLPPKLRQFSFADRVVFVGAVAGVVPPVGCTGVEMVANEMEGELAMAGIKEGAKWTPVDFRNPCISIDFGTTLDGRVTSDVAPDEPNPFAQTTGNFCGLAGAIPDAIVRGTGLVKNRTGTALDLFGDHSIKGAFGGRKRSVVEGYADRCHEHIDIRIVPPDRTRFGRVPVCAEVADRSGVALIGCDSGVNGSEMPDLEAIGHEIYEKHGMGMLTEVVDRVCARMALRLIDVAVERGMVPPNSSIGFTGRAAISGRKPEYILEGIADRNLYETPNDHLVFVDDGLARGAALMGRCMNSLGKPKAPLGGVRGGPCIMSRRIKIGK; encoded by the coding sequence ATGTGTGCCCGCTTTTTGGAGCGCTTTTTCAAACCTACACCGCATATCGTCGAAAGCCCGCCTCCGCCGTCGCTCTCCCACGGACCGGGTGCGGGTGTTCCCGAGTACCGGGTGAAGCCCTATTTTATCGTGGCGTCTGTCGAGATGGGCAATACCACAACAAAGTGCATCCTGACCGGCACGAACCTTGAAACGGGCAGGTCCTATGTCATCAACAAGACCGTGACCATGAGCCGCGACGTCCGGCCGCCCAAACCGGGCGAGACGGTCTTCGGGGCAACCCTGGACGGAACGGAATTGACGCGGGAGTCGGTCACGGAACTGGTGCGCGACACCCTGGTCCAGTGCCACAACGAGGCTCACCTGAGCATCAAGGACGATCTCGACTTCGTCGTCAGGAGCACCGGCGTGGTGGCGGCGATGGACTCTCCCGACCAGGTCGGGGACTTCGTCATCGCTCTGGCGAACGGCTGCCTCGCCGCCGGGGTTCCCCCGAGGAAGATGACGCCGCCGATGTCGATCGACAACCTCCCGCCGAAACTCCGGCAGTTCTCGTTTGCCGACCGGGTGGTCTTCGTCGGTGCGGTGGCTGGCGTCGTGCCGCCGGTCGGGTGTACGGGCGTCGAGATGGTGGCAAACGAGATGGAAGGGGAACTTGCAATGGCGGGCATCAAAGAGGGCGCCAAGTGGACGCCGGTCGACTTCCGCAACCCCTGCATATCCATCGACTTCGGCACCACGCTCGACGGGCGGGTCACGAGCGATGTTGCACCCGATGAACCGAATCCGTTTGCGCAGACGACCGGGAACTTCTGCGGGCTTGCGGGTGCCATACCGGATGCGATCGTCCGGGGCACCGGGCTCGTGAAGAACCGGACGGGGACGGCCCTCGACCTCTTCGGCGACCACAGCATTAAAGGCGCGTTCGGGGGCAGGAAGCGTTCCGTCGTCGAGGGTTACGCCGACCGGTGCCACGAACACATCGATATCCGGATCGTCCCCCCCGACCGGACGAGGTTCGGGCGGGTCCCGGTCTGCGCCGAGGTGGCCGACAGGTCGGGTGTTGCCCTTATCGGGTGCGACTCGGGCGTCAACGGCAGCGAGATGCCGGATCTCGAGGCAATCGGGCACGAGATCTACGAGAAGCACGGCATGGGCATGTTGACCGAGGTCGTCGACCGGGTCTGTGCGAGGATGGCGCTCCGGCTCATCGACGTCGCCGTCGAGAGAGGGATGGTCCCGCCGAACTCGTCGATCGGGTTCACCGGGCGGGCGGCAATCTCGGGGAGGAAGCCCGAGTATATCCTCGAGGGCATCGCCGACCGGAACCTCTACGAGACCCCGAACGACCACCTGGTCTTCGTGGACGACGGCCTTGCCCGGGGAGCGGCACTGATGGGGCGGTGCATGAATTCCCTCGGGAAGCCGAAGGCCCCGCTTGGCGGCGTGCGGGGAGGGCCATGTATTATGTCCCGTCGGATCAAAATAGGAAAGTAG